Within the Trachemys scripta elegans isolate TJP31775 chromosome 4, CAS_Tse_1.0, whole genome shotgun sequence genome, the region CGATTGACCTCTCTCGGCCTAGGTGTTAGAGAGACGCTGTTCATGAGCAGCTGCTGTgactggaggggggcaggggcagcagactCTTGGTGCTGTGGTGCCTATTACTCCTCCTCTCAGGACTTGGCTGCCGTTGGAGGGTGGggatctcctctcctctcctcctgtcCCTACTCTGTCTCTCGACCCATTCTTCCCACCGAGGAGGACGTGGCAGGCTTTACCCTGTGCCTTCCCTATTGGTGGCCGGTGGCCAGTGGCAGGTGTCTCAGGCCTGGCCTTGTGTCTGGTTGTCCCCAGGTTCCAGAACACCCTCCTCACACTGTTTCTTTCCTTCCAAGCTGTCTAACACGGCAGAGCTGGAGCGGCGACTCTCTGACCTGGAGCTGGCCCAGATGCTGTCTAGGCAGAAACTGGAGCGAGCCTCTGTTGCTGCTGAGCGCATCGTGGCCTCTGACCCTATCGGCAAGCTTGCCGCCTTCCAGGCGGAAGTGAAGCAGGCCATCAGCGAGCTGAGAGGAGAGCTCCCCTCTGGGACCGAGCTGgctgagctgcagagccagctggAGCAGCTGAGAACCACCGAGCTGGAGATGCTGAGGCAAGAGGTGGCCGGGCTCTTGTCGTCGGGttccaggctggagcagagcGTGGCCTCGTTGACCGGCTCCCTCACCAGTGCCCAGAGGAGCCTGGAAGAGAGAGCTCATAGCCTGCAAGCCATGCAGCAGGAAGCGGAGCACGCTAAGGTGGCTGGTGAGAGATTGGAGAACAACATTGGCTCCCTGTCAGCCCGGACCTTCATCCTGGAGGGAAGCCTCAACCGCACCACACTGCTGGCACGCGCCCTGCAGCTGCAGCTGGAGCAGAACAGCAAGGCTCTGgctgggctgcaggaagtggcagcaaATCAGAGCGGGAGCAACAGCTCTGAACCTCGGCAGCTGGAGAACCTCAGGTATGATGGCCACTTGAGGCTGATGTTTGTTACATGTATTGCGGTAGCACTGAGAGgccgggccccattgtgctaggtgcagtacaaatagTCCCTGCTCCGGAGCATGGGATTTGAACACCTCTGGCcaagcagagccctgcagagcccTTGCACGTGGCTCTGCTCTCTGTGACATGTCTGAAAGGCTTAACACCAAAGCAGGGGTGGAGTTATTGAGGGGACATGGCTAAAATCAAGGGGCTGCAGTTCAGAGCAGGAGCATTTGCCCTGAATACAAGGGAGGCTTCCCAACAGTGAGACCTGCCTGGAGAAGCCTCTGGAGGGAGATGGCGTTCATGCCATCACTTGGGACACACACAAATAAACTGGGTGGCTATGCTGGTGCTAGCTTAATCTAGTTAGCATGGGTAACAGTAGTGAAGATCCAGTGATAGGCTTCAGCACAGCCTAGCAACCAGACTACAAGCCACTGGGGCTCTGTCTGCTAGCCCACTCTGAAGCTTGTGCAGCTGAATGAAGAGCTGGAGTGAACTGTAGCCTTCTTCAGAGGCCATTAGAAAGCAGTCTGCCTCCTCCTCTGGCTTCGTGACATCACCACTCTGCACTCACTGTAGGCTTGTATCTCAGACTGCTGCTCAGTGTGTGAGTGCCCAGTGGCATCTGAGCCAGCTCCATGGGGACCCGCGGGTCTTGACTCTGCTCTCTGGGCCTTCCAGGGTGCAGATCCAGCAGCTGCACATGGAGAGATCGGCCACGCAGGAGCGGGTGAACGAGGCGCTGCACAGCATTGCTGACCAGAGgagagagctgcagggcaggatcTCAGAGCTGGAAACGGCTATTCATGCTCTTCAGGGCCATGTGACTCAGGTGAGGACTCTGGGCCACCAGGCTATGGTCACTCCACTGTTGCCTAGGGAGAGGAACgagcagtacagtagaacctcagaggtgcaaacacctcaggaatggaggttgttctttcgaaagtttacaactgaacattgacttaatacaactttggaactttactatgcagcagaaaaatgctgtttttaaccatcgtaatttaaatgaaacaagcacagaaacagtttccttaccttgccaaatcttttttttttttttttaactttccctttattttttagtagtttatatttaacacagtactctGTTGTACAGCTCGGCTGTCTGATTGTGTACTTGTGGTTCCAAATGAGAGGTGTGGTTGACCGGTCGGTTCTGGTGTTCTACTGTCCTGTTAGAGCCAGGGGGAGACGCTGGCCAGGTGTCATAGGAGTTCAGAGATGAGATACAAAGCTGGCTAAGGGGTTCGAGGAATGAGAATGATTCCCTTTACATGATGAAGGGTGAGGGGAAACAGCTACCCATGAGAACAGGCCAGGTCTGGCTATTGATCTTGGAAGGGCTGGAGGGATGTTGGGGGACACAGGTACTGGCTTTCTCCAGGCCTGTGGGGTACTCaaccccccgctctgccccaggttCTGCCCCCATCTgtccccttctcccaagtccccatTGCTGCCCCACATCTTTCTTGCCTCTTCTTGCCCAGTTCCATCACCTCCCTTGAGCATGcctcatccct harbors:
- the LOC117875946 gene encoding myosin-11-like — translated: MTAKQRKAGRGRTENNAGAFVAPGRTEEREAGGPRHREAWAWKCRAALGLLLLGVAAAGVAVLGWLLVHQLETLEQLGKTVEKVRGRLEELDVLKEQVQRTREQLSNTAELERRLSDLELAQMLSRQKLERASVAAERIVASDPIGKLAAFQAEVKQAISELRGELPSGTELAELQSQLEQLRTTELEMLRQEVAGLLSSGSRLEQSVASLTGSLTSAQRSLEERAHSLQAMQQEAEHAKVAGERLENNIGSLSARTFILEGSLNRTTLLARALQLQLEQNSKALAGLQEVAANQSGSNSSEPRQLENLRVQIQQLHMERSATQERVNEALHSIADQRRELQGRISELETAIHALQGHVTQVELGMVNLNTQLSGAVEQQLQGLKIGMANLESSLGTSLQQCLSGEVQTRCETEDGCGWPHVHEISFPHRVPTQPTIMLGLVGLSTRGSVGISVRAVDVTDSGFKIHIASMGNQSLTSARVSWMLCA